The DNA window TCGACAGCGGCGTCGGCGATCTCGGGACGGGTACTGCCTTTCCGGATAATGCGCAGGTCAGGATCGCCAGTAATACCAAGACATTCGTCGCGACGGTGGTGCTGCAGCTGGTGGGGGAGGGCCGAGTGCAGCTCGACGCCCCGATCGAGCGTTATCTGCCCGGCGTGGTGCGCGGTCCCGGTGGGGATGGGAATCTGATAACCGTCCGAAATCTGTTGCAGCACACCAGCGGTATTCCCAACTACCTCCCCCGGTTGGACATGGATTCCGTTGCGGCGTTGCGGCAGTACCAGACCGCGGATCAGCTGATCCGGCTCGGCTTGGATGCGCCCGCGGAGTTCGCGCCCGGTTCGCACTTCAAATACTCCAATACCAACTATCTGCTGGTCGGGAAGCTGATCGAGCAGGTGACCGGCAGGCCGGTGGGTGTCGAGGTGACCAAGCGCATCCTGGTGCCGCTGGATCTGCGCAACACGTACTGGCCCGCGTTCCCAGTGGAGAACGTCATTCGGGGCCCGCACCCGCGTGGATATCAGTACTTCGACGGAAACCGGGTCGATATCACCGATATCGACCCGGGCTGGGGCCTATCCGACGGCGCACTGGTCTCCACGGGCGCGGACCTGAACCACTTCTTCGCGGCCCTGCTGGCAGGAAGGCTGCTGCCCCCGGCGGAACTCGCCGAGATGCAAGGAACCATCCCGACCGACAACCCGGCCCTCGGCGACGGTGTCGGCCTCGGCCTGTTCCATCGCACCAACCCCTGCGGCATCGCTATCTGGAGCCACGGCGGTGTGATGGACGGCTTCTTCGTCTTCGGCGGCTACACCCCCGACCGCGCGATCACGGTCAGCCTCAACCAAGTTCCGCCGCTGTTCGGGTTGGTCCACAAGGCGCAAATGGACGACTTGGTGGACGCCGCGTTCTGTGGGTAGTGCCGATCAGGCCTGCAGGCCGACCTCGATCTCCAGGGTGAGGGTGATCTTGTCGCCGATGACCGCGCCGCCGTCGGGGAGCGGCATATCGATGGTGATACCGAAGTCGCGGCGATTGATGACGGTCTTGACCTCGAAACCGGCGACCGGGCCCTGGCCCATGCCGGGGTTGACGCCGAGGAACTCCACGTCGAGGGAGACCGGGCGGGTGGTGCCGCGGATGGTGAACTCACCGTCGACGACGAAATCCTGGCCGTTGACCCGGAATCCGGTCGACTTGAAGGTGGCGATCGGGAAGTCGGCCGCGTGGAAGAAGTCGGCGGTGCGCAGGTGCGCGTCGCGCTGCTCGTTGTCGGTGGTCACCGAGTCGACCAGGATCTCGGCTTCGGCCGAGGCGCTGCCGTCCTCGTTGATGACCAGCTTGCCGGAGAAGTCGGCGA is part of the Nocardia sp. NBC_00565 genome and encodes:
- a CDS encoding serine hydrolase domain-containing protein, whose product is MALVAALAISLLPNFATCSAAPVEVLQTRLDDLVRSTAVPGAQLVLTADGSDTQIDSGVGDLGTGTAFPDNAQVRIASNTKTFVATVVLQLVGEGRVQLDAPIERYLPGVVRGPGGDGNLITVRNLLQHTSGIPNYLPRLDMDSVAALRQYQTADQLIRLGLDAPAEFAPGSHFKYSNTNYLLVGKLIEQVTGRPVGVEVTKRILVPLDLRNTYWPAFPVENVIRGPHPRGYQYFDGNRVDITDIDPGWGLSDGALVSTGADLNHFFAALLAGRLLPPAELAEMQGTIPTDNPALGDGVGLGLFHRTNPCGIAIWSHGGVMDGFFVFGGYTPDRAITVSLNQVPPLFGLVHKAQMDDLVDAAFCG
- a CDS encoding YceI family protein; the encoded protein is MSTTTAKALTAGTWAIDPAHSNLGFTVRHLMVSKVRGRFADFSGKLVINEDGSASAEAEILVDSVTTDNEQRDAHLRTADFFHAADFPIATFKSTGFRVNGQDFVVDGEFTIRGTTRPVSLDVEFLGVNPGMGQGPVAGFEVKTVINRRDFGITIDMPLPDGGAVIGDKITLTLEIEVGLQA